AATGGACAAGAAGGGTATGAAGAGTTTGACACCCCAGTTGCTTACAAGTTAGCTTTGAAAACGTGGGCCAACTGGATTGACTCAACCatcaatccaaacaaaacacGAGTCTTTTTCAACCACTATGTCACCAACACATACAAGGTCTCTCTATCTTAAGGAAACCTTAATGAAGTTAAACTTTTTATAGCAACAACTTAAGCTATAAGTTAAATGTGTGTTTGGATTCACGTTGAAAATACCATCTAACTTGATTTTAGGTGAAAATATTCACATGCTTAGTTCCACATAAATGAATTGATTCTAAatctaaaaaattgattttaagttgaAGCAATTTAGGTAACTTATgcattggataaaaaaaattatactaaagtTTACTATTAACTTACTATTAGAACAAAAATCCAAACATAAATTAGAtgacttcaaaatcaatttttcatgATAAGTCAAGTGTTGTTCTTTGCTTCATTTATGTCTCAGTAAAATGTCTCATGATTGTAACAAGTCAAATGTGTTGCTTCTCAGAAGCCAAGATTGGGGCAACatggaaggtgtgaagtgcttCAATGAGACAAAGCTAGTGAGGAAAAAGAAGCACTGGGGGACTGGTTCTGACAAGAGAATAATGAGTGTGGTGGCAAAAGTGACGAAGAAAATGAAAGTTCCAGTGACATTCATCAACATAACACAGATATCAGAGTACAGAATTGATGGACATTGTTCAGTTTACACTGAAACCGAAGGGAAATTGTTGACTGAAGAGGAAAGGGCTAATCCACAAAATGCAGATTACATACAGTGGTGTTTGCCTGGAGTTCCTAATACGTGGAATCAAATACTTTTGGCTATGTTgtaacaaacaaatatataatatcttACACAAAGATTCATGcccctttttttcttaactcttgTGACATGAAGATGTCAACTATTTGGTTTTGTGTACATTCAAGTTGAAATGCCATTTGTGTGATATAAATATACGTGCATCATGAATAGAGTTGACAATAGAATACGTTGTGAAACCAAAAAGGGTCACATTGTCACCATGTTACATTTATACATACATAGTCATCTGACATCTACACAGCCTACCTTTGTTGTCACAGTGAATGTAATGCAAGTGAAAGGAAGATCTTGAAATTCCATAGCTTATGACCTATTGTCACAAGTTGTCCCGtcactaaatttatttaaaataagaaaaattgcaaaactttattttttgtgtaaaaatcaaaagagtttttcaatgtGATCTTTGAAAATAAGTTTGGATTTGGGGCATGGTTAAGAAAGatgaaaactaaataaattcCATGACAACATTGATATATtcataaaatgattattttatagtaattaaatgtacaaatattaataactttaaaaaattgttttaacccaaaatgaaataagaaattCAATTAAACTAGAGAAGAATAAAgatttgtaaatttaattttagtttgatAGGAAAATTCTCTACTCCACTTACAAACACTTATGTTATGCTTAGTTTAGAGTATAAAAATAgatatgatgaaaataaaagaatttttttaaaattaaaataaaatataaaaagtgtgaatctcatatattcacaaaatttctcttctatttttttttcttctactccTAAATCAAAGACAGACTTAGGATGATTTTGATTACATAACTACATgcttaaacatttttttcaaccACTTTACTTGAATAATAGTACAAAAAAGTTACTCTTTTACCCCAAATTGCTTTTACTCTTTATGCTCGGAGAATTGTGAATCATAACAAACGAGAAAGTTACTCCCCCAATCAATTATAAATGGTTGTGGGTGGTTTGACCGAGTTACTAATACTGGCTAGACGCACGTACCACCTGTATcttttattaatcattttaataaattacaaaaaaaaatatttaaaattaataattaactattgtaaaatatataaaattatttatcttgtaAATTTAACTTCGTCTAAATTAAAGCATACTACTGCTAAAATATTTAGCACATTCATTCTAATATAGTAATATATATCTTAAGAGGAGTGATAAAAACATGTTATCTTTAATTGGTTagaatgtattaaaaattacaataaataaataaaaattgtgtttaaaagagtgtgtaaaaaaatatattcctagtattagaaattattattttatccaattagttaaaaactaaaaacatatattttattaaaatataaaaactaaaaacaaattaaattcctaaaaatatatatattaaatttgtatagAGAATTAGAACAAGGTTAAGCTAGTTCTTAGGTCtctatttgttgtttttaaatagGTATTTCGActatttttatttccaattaTATTCTTAAACTtctatttagtttttaattggatccttttgtttaactgttgattatgaaaaattaattatctagGTCAATTGAGTGAGTCCAAAGCAAAGTTGTTATTGAATGTAACGGAATAGGcttgtgaaaaaataaaaataccaatACAAACCTAAATAGAAGGtgacaatattaatttttgagTCATTACTCAATTCCGTGTAGTTATTTATTGTAACtacagtaaaa
The Glycine max cultivar Williams 82 chromosome 16, Glycine_max_v4.0, whole genome shotgun sequence genome window above contains:
- the LOC102660319 gene encoding LOW QUALITY PROTEIN: protein trichome birefringence-like 3 (The sequence of the model RefSeq protein was modified relative to this genomic sequence to represent the inferred CDS: deleted 1 base in 1 codon) — translated: MFWHMAYNATIEFYWVPYLVESNSDIDIIDIKKRIIKVDAIAERAKNWMGVDILVFNTYVWWMSGIRIKTIWGSFANGQEGYEEFDTPVAYKLALKTWANWIDSTINPNKTRVFFTTMSPTHTRSQDWGNMEGVKCFNETKLVRKKKHWGTGSDKRIMSVVAKVTKKMKVPVTFINITQISEYRIDGHCSVYTETEGKLLTEEERANPQNADYIQWCLPGVPNTWNQILLAML